In a genomic window of Nostoc sp. UHCC 0870:
- a CDS encoding glycosyltransferase family 4 protein: protein MEDKKENYHSMSASILTVGTGWFPQTPGGLERYVYDLIHTLVANQDQVELCGVGLPETELNTSIKLTNLASPESAIWQRFWSIRANFQKTRVSKPDAINLHFALYSFPILDILPKGVPITFNFHGPWAFESQQEIGNNPLRIFLKRRLIEQTTYNRCDRFVVLSKAFGNILHQQYQVPWSKIHVIPGGVNLHRFQPNLSPQAARQQLGWPEHRPILFTSRRLVQRMGLDKLLAAIAIIKPRIPDVLLAIAGRGHLQATLEQQAKELGLENNVKFLGFLPDEQLPLAYQAAKLTVMPSQSFEGFGLAIIESLACGTPVLCTPIGGMPEILHPFSPELITNSTETSAIAEKLEQILLEKLPIPSRKDCREYTINNFDWQKIGQRVRQVILA from the coding sequence GTGGAAGATAAAAAAGAAAATTATCATTCAATGTCTGCGTCTATTCTGACAGTCGGAACAGGCTGGTTTCCTCAAACGCCTGGAGGATTAGAAAGGTATGTTTATGACTTAATTCATACCTTAGTCGCTAATCAAGACCAAGTGGAATTATGTGGAGTTGGTTTACCTGAAACTGAATTGAATACATCAATCAAGTTGACTAACTTAGCATCACCAGAAAGTGCAATTTGGCAAAGATTTTGGTCGATTCGGGCTAATTTTCAGAAAACTAGAGTCAGTAAACCAGATGCAATTAACTTACATTTTGCTTTATATAGTTTTCCTATTTTAGACATTTTACCCAAGGGAGTACCTATTACATTTAACTTTCATGGGCCTTGGGCATTTGAAAGTCAACAGGAAATAGGGAATAATCCATTGAGAATTTTTCTCAAGCGTCGGCTAATAGAACAAACTACTTATAATCGCTGCGATCGCTTTGTGGTTTTAAGCAAAGCATTTGGTAATATTTTACACCAGCAATATCAAGTACCCTGGAGTAAAATTCATGTCATCCCTGGCGGCGTTAACCTTCATCGCTTCCAGCCTAACTTATCACCCCAAGCGGCGCGTCAGCAACTAGGCTGGCCAGAACATCGTCCCATTTTATTTACATCTCGGCGGTTAGTGCAGCGCATGGGACTAGATAAGCTATTAGCCGCCATAGCCATAATTAAACCCAGAATACCTGATGTGTTGCTAGCGATCGCAGGTCGTGGTCATCTGCAAGCTACCCTCGAACAACAAGCGAAAGAATTAGGTCTAGAAAATAACGTGAAATTCTTAGGTTTTCTCCCTGATGAGCAATTACCTTTAGCTTACCAAGCTGCTAAATTAACTGTGATGCCTAGCCAATCTTTTGAAGGATTTGGTTTAGCAATTATAGAATCTCTAGCTTGTGGTACTCCAGTTTTATGTACACCAATTGGAGGTATGCCAGAAATTTTACACCCATTCTCCCCCGAACTAATTACTAATTCCACCGAAACCTCAGCGATTGCCGAAAAGTTAGAACAAATATTACTAGAAAAACTTCCTATCCCGTCACGAAAAGATTGCCGTGAATATACTATTAATAACTTTGATTGGCAAAAAATTGGTCAACGCGTGCGACAAGTAATTTTAGCCTAA
- a CDS encoding glycosyltransferase family 4 protein, which yields MKILFLDQSGKPGGAELCLIDIAKPYCDRALVGLFADGDFKTLLEQNQIPVEILTNQAIAVRKQSNLLQAFASLGQLAPLIAKVVEKAYKYDIIYANTQKALVVGAIASFVTRRPLVYHLHDILSLEHFSKTNLRVAINLANRFASLVIANSQASQKAFVQAGGKPELTTVVYNGFDPKTYQTCDEDIQKLRQQLGLENKFVVGHFSRLSPWKGQHILIEAIAKCPPQVTAILVGDALFGEQDYVQQLHQQIAQLGLENRVKFLGFRADIPQLMAACDLVTHTSTAPEPFGRVIVEAMLCGTPVIAAKAGGAMELVEHGVNGFLVTPGESQELAEVINTCVQETEITATIASQARNIASQRFDVANVNQQIAKSLKVIGDR from the coding sequence ATGAAAATATTATTTTTAGACCAAAGCGGTAAACCAGGCGGTGCAGAATTGTGTTTAATTGATATTGCTAAACCTTACTGCGATCGCGCTTTGGTTGGTTTATTCGCTGATGGTGATTTTAAAACTTTATTAGAACAAAATCAGATTCCGGTCGAAATTTTGACAAATCAGGCGATCGCAGTTCGCAAACAAAGCAATTTACTCCAAGCCTTCGCCAGTTTGGGGCAACTAGCACCGTTAATCGCCAAGGTGGTAGAAAAGGCTTATAAATATGATATAATCTACGCCAATACTCAAAAAGCCTTAGTTGTAGGGGCGATCGCTAGCTTTGTAACTCGTCGTCCGTTGGTGTATCATTTACACGATATTCTTTCTTTAGAACACTTTAGTAAAACTAACTTACGGGTTGCTATTAACTTAGCCAATCGGTTTGCATCATTAGTTATAGCTAATTCCCAAGCTAGTCAAAAGGCTTTTGTGCAGGCGGGAGGGAAGCCAGAACTTACCACAGTTGTATATAACGGTTTCGACCCCAAAACTTATCAAACTTGTGATGAAGATATCCAAAAACTGCGGCAACAATTAGGGTTAGAAAATAAATTCGTTGTCGGACACTTCAGCCGACTCTCACCTTGGAAGGGTCAGCATATCCTGATTGAAGCTATAGCTAAATGTCCACCTCAAGTCACAGCTATTTTAGTGGGTGATGCCTTATTTGGTGAGCAAGATTATGTTCAACAATTACACCAACAAATTGCCCAACTGGGGTTAGAAAATCGCGTGAAATTTTTAGGATTTCGGGCTGATATTCCCCAATTAATGGCGGCGTGTGATTTAGTTACCCATACTTCTACTGCACCCGAACCCTTTGGGAGAGTGATTGTTGAGGCGATGCTGTGCGGAACACCTGTAATTGCAGCTAAAGCCGGCGGTGCAATGGAATTAGTAGAACATGGGGTAAATGGTTTTCTGGTGACACCAGGAGAATCCCAAGAACTAGCAGAAGTAATTAATACTTGTGTGCAGGAGACGGAAATCACTGCAACCATCGCTAGTCAGGCGAGGAATATTGCTAGTCAGCGTTTTGATGTGGCTAATGTGAATCAGCAAATAGCCAAGTCTCTTAAGGTGATAGGGGACAGGTGA